Within Solirubrobacterales bacterium, the genomic segment TCACCTACGATGCCCGTGGGCACGGTGAGTCCGATCCGGCGAAGGACGGGTACGGCTACGGGCGAATGGTCGCGGATCTCGACCGCGTTCTTGCGGAAACGGTCGGCTCCACCGGCGGCGCCGGGCCGGTTCTCGGCGGGCACTCCATGGGATGTCACACGGTGGCCGCATGGTCGGTGGCCAACCCCGGACGTGCCGAAGCGTTGATCCTCGCCGGTCCGGCCTGGACCGGGGAGGAGGGTCAAGGCGACGCTGACCGATGGGACCGACTTGCAGAAGCTCTGGGGAACGGCGGTCCCGAAGCGTTCGCTGACGCGATGGCTGCCGGAACCCGGCCGGATTCGGTCCGGGCACGGATCCATCGGCTGGCCCTCGATCGGTCGAGGCTGCACCGTCATCCGGAGGCCGTTGCCCAGGCTCTGCGGGAGGTTCCCCGATCGAGCCCTTTCGACTCGCTTGACCTGCTTTCCCGGATCGAAGTGCCGGTACTGGTCGTCGCAACCCGCGACGAGATCGATCCCACCCATCCGCTCGCCGTGGCGGAGATGTGGGCCGAGGCCCTGCCCGACGTCGAGTTCGCGGTTGAAGCGAAGGGGGAGACCCCGCTGACCTGGCAGGGGGGCCGTCTCTCGCGCCGGATCGAAGATTTCCTCTCTCGTCACGGACTGGGGGAGCGTCCCCGGTAGGTCTGGCTGGATGGGCGGACCGAACTCCCGGGACGTCACCGGATACTCTGGGCGTGAACAGGCTGTGAAAGCGGAACACGACCCGGGAGCACGCGATGGCAGAAAACAGGGACAAGGCAGGATCGGCCGGATGGGCCAGCTGGGTCGCATTCGTGGCCGTGATGATGATCCTGATCGGTATCTTCAGTGTGATCGCGGGACTGGCCGCCGTCACCGACGATGGTTTCATCACCCGAAGCACGGGTGACGGGTCGATCTTCCTGCTCAGCTCCCACGCGATCGGTGTGCTCTGGATCGTGGTCGGGGCCCTGATCGTCTGCACCGGCTGGGCCCTGATCCAGGGTCGGGAGTGGGCCCGGATCGTGACCATCATCCTGGCCGGACTTCACGCCGTGGTCGACCTGCTCACGGTGAGCGCCCACCCGTTCCTGAGCCTGCTTTTCATCCTGATCAGTCTCACGATCATCTACGGGGTCACCGTCAAGTGGGAGCAGGCGAAGATCGGCATGGGAGACTGAAACGAGCTTCCGGCGGATTTCCGTCCCGCCGCGTCTCGAACCGATCTGGCTGGTCGTCCGGGGCGCGGTCCGGGACTTCGAACAGCAACACGGCACCCGCTCGGCCGCCCAGCTCGGGTTCTACAGCCTGATGGCGGCACCGGCCCTGCTGCTGATCGCTGTCTGGATCCTCGGGGAGATCTTCGGCACCC encodes:
- a CDS encoding alpha/beta hydrolase, whose protein sequence is MPPQPEADQFSVIGGSGQTLRGESIGQGLDLTLCHGLSATRRYVVHGSMYLPRNGFRLVTYDARGHGESDPAKDGYGYGRMVADLDRVLAETVGSTGGAGPVLGGHSMGCHTVAAWSVANPGRAEALILAGPAWTGEEGQGDADRWDRLAEALGNGGPEAFADAMAAGTRPDSVRARIHRLALDRSRLHRHPEAVAQALREVPRSSPFDSLDLLSRIEVPVLVVATRDEIDPTHPLAVAEMWAEALPDVEFAVEAKGETPLTWQGGRLSRRIEDFLSRHGLGERPR